AATTGGACGCTCCTTAAAAATAGCCTTGGTGGCTTCATAAAGGGCAATCCGGTCCTGAACCTCTGAGATCTGAACAACTCCTCCCGCCTCCCGTTCCGCGCCGGAAATATTCTGCCAATTTAGAGAAACATAAAGTAGTAAGAATATCAATGGGAAGACCAGAAAGCGGGCACGAAAAACCATACCCTTGGCAAAGATAAAAACAGCCAACGGCGCCAAGAGGAAAGAAAGCCAGACCGCCCGAGTGTAAGTGTAAAATATGGCCGGAATCGACAGGAGCAAAAGTAGCAACATAAAAAACCTTAAGCCTTCATTAGTGATCTTTGATCTCAAAAAAAGGGCCAGGATAAAAAGAGAGACCACAAACCAGCCGTTGACCGGAGCCAGACCGAACGGCCCTCGGGCCCGACCGTAATGAATACCGATCAGGGGATTGGTGATGTATTTGGGAAAGATCAGGCTGTTGATCTTGAAATGCTCCAGGTAGTTGGTAATGACCAGATAAATGAAGAGCAGAAAAAAACTCCAAAGCAGAATCCGGATCCTCTGTTCGGAATTGATCATGGTCTTGCCGAAATAATAAAAGAAAAAGGGGTATAAAAAACCGCTCAGAAAGGCGGTAAAGGGTTGCAGCTCATCGGCCCGGGCCGCCAGAAAACCGGTTAAGGACATAGAAACCAATAGAATCCCCAGCATCAATAACATCAAGTAGTCTATAGTGTTATTCGGTAATATCCCCCCCCGTCCCATCCAGATCTCATAAATGAAAACCGCCAACAGGGCGACAAAAACCAATCGTTCCATATAAATATCCGGCACCCCGGTAATGGAGATCAAGAAGAATTCCTTGCCCAGGAAAATAGCGGCAAAAAGCCAGATCAGGAACCCAAAAGTAATATCCCCCCATAAAGAAAAAATAAAGAAGAAGAG
This sequence is a window from Deltaproteobacteria bacterium. Protein-coding genes within it:
- a CDS encoding O-antigen ligase family protein: MDSLSGIYLLGIGVSIAILFFFIFSLWGDITFGFLIWLFAAIFLGKEFFLISITGVPDIYMERLVFVALLAVFIYEIWMGRGGILPNNTIDYLMLLMLGILLVSMSLTGFLAARADELQPFTAFLSGFLYPFFFYYFGKTMINSEQRIRILLWSFFLLFIYLVITNYLEHFKINSLIFPKYITNPLIGIHYGRARGPFGLAPVNGWFVVSLFILALFLRSKITNEGLRFFMLLLLLLSIPAIFYTYTRAVWLSFLLAPLAVFIFAKGMVFRARFLVFPLIFLLLYVSLNWQNISGAEREAGGVVQISEVQDRIALYEATKAIFKERPIFGVGFGRFGREANFYATGLGVRTNVAATSQHNLFFSLASEVGIIGLLPFILILFFSLRYSWLLYRQSGEEGIISRDLVVSFWAIMIVYIVNASFIQTQYFPSANAFIFLWIGTIVGLYQRRKLEEFDQELEPARPGEPVHLRV